In Picosynechococcus sp. PCC 7002, the following are encoded in one genomic region:
- the rpsO gene encoding 30S ribosomal protein S15, whose product MALTQERKQELMGEYQVHETDTGSADLQVAFLTERINQLTEHLKVNKKDHSSRRGLLKMIGKRKRLLQFIKSNDQERYQTLIGRLGIRR is encoded by the coding sequence ATGGCTTTAACGCAAGAGCGTAAACAGGAACTCATGGGCGAGTATCAGGTACACGAAACTGATACTGGGTCTGCGGATCTCCAAGTGGCCTTCCTCACGGAGCGCATTAACCAACTGACCGAACACCTCAAGGTCAACAAAAAAGACCATTCCTCCCGGCGTGGTTTGTTAAAAATGATTGGGAAACGGAAGCGCCTTTTACAATTTATTAAATCTAACGACCAAGAACGTTATCAAACCTTGATTGGTCGTCTCGGAATTCGTCGTTAA
- a CDS encoding PAM68 family protein codes for MSSEPKRDRLPFEPKQTKQKAPKKPPATATTQSSSGSNAPRRSPKDEASLSAIPDAVSKRMIRRMALFSGIPTALGITSFVVSYYIVSRELLELPTIAVLLVSLGCFGLGVVGLSYGILSTSWDENRPGSLFGWEEFSLNLGRMVQAWRASRREARSKS; via the coding sequence ATGTCCTCTGAACCGAAGCGAGATCGGCTCCCCTTCGAGCCCAAGCAAACGAAGCAAAAGGCTCCCAAAAAGCCCCCGGCAACGGCAACAACCCAGTCTAGTTCAGGATCAAATGCGCCTAGGCGATCGCCAAAGGATGAGGCCAGTTTATCGGCGATCCCCGATGCAGTAAGCAAACGGATGATTCGCCGGATGGCCTTATTTTCTGGGATTCCCACGGCCTTGGGGATCACTTCCTTCGTGGTGTCCTACTATATTGTTTCCCGCGAACTTCTGGAGTTGCCCACCATTGCCGTGCTGCTGGTGAGCCTAGGCTGTTTCGGTTTGGGGGTTGTGGGGCTGAGCTACGGTATTCTCTCCACTTCCTGGGATGAAAATCGTCCCGGAAGTCTCTTTGGTTGGGAAGAATTTAGTCTTAACCTTGGTCGGATGGTTCAAGCCTGGCGTGCTAGTCGCCGGGAAGCCCGCAGCAAATCTTAA
- the aroF gene encoding 3-deoxy-7-phosphoheptulonate synthase — protein MIVVMKVGTPEAEINRLGSELKELGLTPEKIVGAHKVVIGLVGDTATFNIELIQEMSPWIENVLRVEKPFKRVSLEYRHGQYSEVVVPTPNGDVTFGPNHPVVVVAGPCSVENEEMIVETALRVKAAGAKFLRGGAYKPRTSPYAFQGHGESALELLAAAREASGLGIITEVMDTADVEKIAEVADVLQIGARNMQNFALLKKVGAQNKPVLLKRGMAATIDDWLMAAEYILAEGNSQVILCERGIRTFDSKYTRNVLDLSVIPVLRSLTHLPMMIDPSHGTGKSEFVLSLAKGAIAIGTDSLMIEVHPNPKKALSDGPQSLTPEAFDQVMQELAEVEKLTGRGQKELATV, from the coding sequence ATGATCGTAGTCATGAAAGTTGGCACTCCTGAAGCCGAAATCAACCGTTTAGGGAGTGAGCTTAAAGAGTTAGGCCTGACCCCCGAAAAAATTGTTGGGGCCCACAAAGTGGTCATTGGCTTAGTGGGAGATACCGCCACTTTTAACATTGAACTGATCCAAGAAATGAGCCCCTGGATCGAAAATGTACTCCGGGTCGAAAAGCCCTTTAAGCGGGTCAGTCTTGAGTACCGTCATGGTCAATACAGCGAGGTCGTTGTGCCTACTCCGAACGGGGATGTCACCTTCGGCCCCAATCATCCGGTGGTCGTCGTCGCTGGCCCTTGCTCCGTTGAAAATGAAGAAATGATCGTTGAAACCGCCCTCCGGGTCAAAGCAGCCGGGGCAAAATTCCTCCGGGGTGGGGCGTACAAGCCGAGAACTTCTCCCTATGCGTTCCAGGGCCACGGTGAAAGTGCTTTAGAATTGTTGGCGGCAGCACGGGAAGCCTCCGGTCTAGGGATTATCACAGAAGTAATGGATACGGCGGACGTAGAAAAAATTGCTGAGGTTGCCGATGTGCTCCAAATCGGCGCGCGCAATATGCAAAACTTTGCCCTCTTGAAGAAGGTAGGAGCTCAGAATAAGCCGGTGTTGTTAAAGCGTGGGATGGCCGCCACCATCGACGACTGGTTAATGGCTGCAGAATATATTTTGGCGGAAGGAAATTCCCAGGTGATCCTCTGTGAACGGGGCATTCGCACCTTCGATAGTAAGTACACACGCAATGTTTTGGATCTATCGGTGATTCCGGTGTTGCGCAGTTTGACCCACTTACCGATGATGATCGATCCGAGCCACGGTACAGGGAAGTCTGAATTTGTTCTTTCCCTGGCTAAAGGGGCGATCGCCATTGGTACTGATTCGCTGATGATCGAAGTTCACCCCAACCCGAAGAAAGCCCTTTCCGATGGCCCCCAATCCTTGACCCCAGAAGCGTTCGACCAGGTGATGCAAGAACTGGCAGAGGTTGAAAAATTAACGGGACGTGGCCAAAAGGAATTGGCAACAGTTTAA
- the thiO gene encoding glycine oxidase ThiO — MAQQADVLILGGGIIGLAIAVELQQQGCAVTILNRNFTEAACHAAAGMLAPEAEGLTGTMLELGRRSRNMYADWCRKIEQLSGVDVGYLPCGIFAPKSVAPSQTVTDSASVWLDRAQLTYHEPGFGDGVVGAWWHPEDGQVDNRRLSQALLQAARGLGVVIKEGVTVLGLQQIQGQVQAVQTDQGLFQAGHYVLAAGSWSSQITPLSVYPIKGEMMSLRMPNPEALRRVIFGDNLYLVPRTNGTLIIGATAETVKWQPNNTPQGIQTLLNKAIQLLPKLKDWEITELWWGFRPATPDEKPILGASPCENLTYATGHYRNGILLAPITAKLIGDRLIRNQADPLLQHFSYQRFLNNPTHQPMQNGHNSQNAQNGSMPSFFISPKTTTATPNPTETPDQLVIAGRRFTSRLMTGTGKYPSIAAMQASVEASGCEIVTVAVRRVQTKAPGHEGLAEALDWQKIWMLPNTAGCKTAEEAIRVARLGREMARLLGQEDNNFVKLEVIPDARYLLPDPIGTLDAAEQLVKEGFAVLPYINADPLLAKRLEEVGCATVMPLGSPIGSGQGIQNEANIKIIIEQSKVPVVIDAGIGSPSEAAYGMELGADALLVNSAIALAKDPVQMGRAMGLATTAGRLAHLAGRIPVQHIASASSPQTGLVST, encoded by the coding sequence ATGGCACAGCAAGCGGACGTTTTAATTTTAGGAGGCGGGATCATTGGTTTGGCGATCGCCGTCGAATTGCAACAACAGGGTTGTGCCGTGACAATCCTGAATCGAAACTTTACCGAGGCTGCCTGCCATGCCGCTGCCGGAATGCTCGCCCCGGAGGCCGAAGGGTTAACAGGAACGATGCTCGAATTGGGGCGGCGATCGCGCAATATGTACGCCGACTGGTGCCGCAAAATTGAACAACTCAGCGGCGTCGATGTGGGTTATTTGCCCTGTGGTATTTTTGCTCCCAAATCCGTTGCACCGAGCCAAACCGTGACTGATAGCGCTTCTGTTTGGCTAGACCGCGCCCAACTGACCTACCATGAACCGGGTTTTGGTGATGGGGTGGTGGGAGCCTGGTGGCACCCCGAAGATGGCCAAGTAGACAACCGCCGTCTGAGCCAAGCCTTACTCCAAGCGGCACGGGGTCTGGGAGTGGTAATTAAAGAAGGCGTTACTGTTTTGGGTCTCCAACAAATCCAAGGACAGGTGCAAGCGGTGCAGACCGATCAAGGGCTATTCCAAGCGGGCCATTATGTTTTGGCCGCAGGTTCCTGGTCGAGTCAGATCACGCCCCTGTCCGTTTATCCGATTAAAGGGGAAATGATGTCCCTGAGGATGCCGAATCCTGAGGCCCTCCGGCGGGTGATTTTTGGTGATAATCTGTACCTCGTGCCGCGCACCAATGGGACCCTAATCATTGGGGCTACCGCAGAAACTGTGAAGTGGCAACCCAACAATACCCCCCAAGGGATCCAAACCCTGCTGAATAAAGCGATTCAACTGTTGCCGAAACTCAAAGATTGGGAAATCACGGAACTCTGGTGGGGTTTTCGGCCCGCAACCCCCGATGAAAAGCCGATTCTGGGGGCATCCCCTTGTGAAAATCTCACCTACGCCACGGGCCATTATCGCAATGGCATTTTATTGGCTCCCATCACGGCGAAACTCATTGGCGATCGCCTAATCCGCAACCAAGCAGATCCCCTCCTCCAACATTTTTCTTACCAACGCTTTTTAAATAACCCAACCCATCAACCCATGCAAAACGGTCACAACAGTCAGAATGCTCAAAACGGTTCAATGCCGAGCTTTTTTATCAGCCCCAAAACCACAACTGCAACGCCAAACCCCACGGAAACCCCTGATCAACTGGTCATTGCCGGTCGTCGCTTTACTTCCCGGTTAATGACAGGAACGGGGAAATATCCCTCAATTGCCGCAATGCAAGCAAGCGTTGAAGCCAGCGGTTGCGAAATTGTCACGGTGGCAGTGCGTCGCGTCCAAACCAAAGCCCCAGGCCACGAAGGACTTGCCGAAGCCCTCGACTGGCAAAAAATTTGGATGTTGCCTAATACGGCGGGCTGTAAAACTGCCGAGGAAGCGATCCGGGTAGCTCGTTTAGGTCGGGAAATGGCCCGTCTGTTAGGCCAAGAAGATAACAACTTTGTCAAATTAGAAGTGATCCCCGATGCCCGCTACCTACTGCCGGATCCCATCGGTACCCTCGACGCCGCAGAACAATTGGTCAAAGAAGGGTTTGCGGTGCTGCCCTATATTAATGCCGATCCTCTGTTGGCGAAACGCTTAGAGGAAGTGGGCTGTGCCACGGTGATGCCCCTCGGTTCTCCCATTGGGTCGGGCCAGGGGATTCAAAATGAAGCCAACATCAAAATTATTATTGAACAGAGCAAGGTTCCCGTGGTGATTGATGCGGGGATTGGCTCCCCTAGTGAAGCGGCCTACGGGATGGAATTGGGAGCCGATGCGCTACTGGTCAATTCGGCGATCGCCCTCGCTAAAGATCCCGTACAAATGGGTCGAGCCATGGGGTTAGCCACCACTGCCGGCCGCCTCGCTCACCTAGCCGGGCGCATTCCGGTTCAACATATTGCCAGTGCCAGTTCTCCCCAAACTGGACTGGTCAGCACCTAA
- a CDS encoding ferredoxin--nitrite reductase: MTDAATIQKIKLTKIEQAKQAKPGLAIKDELATLAQAGWEAMDQDDLIIRLKFLGLFHRPVTPGKFMLRLRTPHGILNSAQVRALAEIVQRYGEDGSADITTRQNIQLRGIRLEDTPEILTKLKQVGLTTVQSGHDNVRNITGSPVAGIDPEEYFDTRELAAQLQNMITNYGEGSLEFSDLPRKFNICLEGAPDNSSHVEINDIGFVPAFKDGQFGFNVLVGGYFSAQRQAEGISINVWVPPNEAVLAVSRGILALYTRHSAEEGLRGNRAKARVLWLVEAWGVNAFRARLEAEIGQSLEPAAPEHALTMDKRDHIGVYAQKQAGYHYVGLHVPAGRLTAEDMFEVARLAETYGNGEIRATVEENFIIPYVKSENVEALLQEPLLEKFSVNPSTLVRSFVSCTGNRYCNFALVETKEQGLALARELDAELDIPQRVRMHWTGCPNSCGQAQVGDIGFIGSKAKVDGAIVEAVNVLTGGTVGNQASLGAPVAQKVPCGDTLKATVKHILIEQFGATPKSE; this comes from the coding sequence ATGACTGACGCCGCCACAATCCAAAAAATCAAACTCACAAAAATCGAACAAGCCAAACAAGCCAAACCCGGCTTAGCGATTAAAGATGAGTTGGCAACCCTGGCCCAGGCTGGCTGGGAAGCCATGGATCAAGATGACTTAATCATTCGTCTTAAATTTCTGGGACTTTTTCACCGACCGGTGACCCCAGGCAAATTTATGCTGCGTCTGCGGACTCCCCACGGCATCCTCAACAGTGCCCAAGTGCGCGCCCTAGCAGAAATTGTGCAACGCTACGGCGAAGACGGGAGTGCCGACATCACAACCCGCCAAAATATCCAATTACGCGGCATTCGACTGGAAGACACCCCAGAGATTTTGACGAAATTAAAGCAAGTGGGCCTCACCACGGTACAGTCTGGCCACGATAACGTGCGCAACATTACAGGGTCTCCCGTCGCCGGTATCGACCCCGAAGAATATTTTGATACCCGGGAACTCGCGGCCCAACTCCAAAATATGATCACCAATTACGGTGAAGGCAGCCTCGAATTTAGTGACCTCCCCCGGAAGTTTAATATCTGCCTAGAAGGAGCGCCGGATAATTCTTCCCACGTAGAAATCAATGACATTGGCTTTGTCCCGGCCTTTAAGGATGGGCAATTTGGCTTTAATGTCCTGGTTGGCGGATATTTTTCTGCCCAGCGACAAGCCGAAGGGATTTCGATTAATGTTTGGGTTCCCCCCAACGAAGCTGTCCTTGCGGTCAGTCGTGGTATTTTAGCGCTATATACCCGCCACAGTGCCGAGGAAGGTCTCCGGGGAAATCGGGCCAAAGCGCGGGTGTTGTGGCTGGTTGAAGCGTGGGGTGTCAATGCTTTCCGGGCGAGATTAGAAGCAGAAATTGGCCAATCTTTAGAACCGGCAGCCCCAGAACACGCCTTAACCATGGATAAGCGAGATCACATCGGTGTCTATGCCCAAAAACAAGCAGGTTATCACTATGTGGGCTTGCATGTCCCCGCCGGACGCTTGACCGCAGAGGACATGTTCGAGGTAGCACGCCTCGCAGAAACCTATGGCAATGGCGAAATTCGGGCCACAGTGGAAGAGAATTTCATTATTCCCTACGTCAAAAGCGAAAACGTTGAGGCGCTACTCCAGGAACCGTTACTAGAAAAATTCTCGGTGAATCCTTCGACCTTGGTACGTTCCTTTGTGTCCTGCACAGGTAATCGCTACTGCAATTTTGCCCTTGTGGAGACGAAGGAACAGGGGTTAGCTTTGGCCCGTGAATTGGATGCCGAATTAGATATTCCCCAACGGGTACGGATGCACTGGACTGGCTGCCCAAATTCCTGTGGTCAAGCCCAGGTGGGTGATATCGGCTTTATCGGTTCTAAAGCGAAAGTTGATGGGGCAATTGTCGAAGCGGTCAATGTGCTCACTGGGGGAACGGTCGGTAACCAGGCGAGCCTCGGTGCGCCGGTAGCTCAGAAAGTGCCCTGTGGGGACACCCTCAAGGCAACTGTGAAGCATATTTTAATCGAACAGTTTGGAGCAACGCCGAAGTCGGAGTAG